The Chryseobacterium glaciei DNA window GTCTTCTAAATATAAGGTAGCCAAATGCTTAGCTTTGTCCTGAAGTCCCATATTTCCGAAAGCATATTCCATATCATCCAATTGATTGAATCGGGAAGCTTCTGGAAGGAAATTCATTGAACAAACCTGTCTCGCCAACGTAGGATTTTTTCCTTGTAAAAATGAAATAACCTGATCGATTGTTTTTAAATATTCTTCTCTTAAAGCAAAAATTCTTTGAGAGTTTTCTGAAATGCTTTGAAGATCAATTTCTGTTTCGAAAATTTTCTGAATTCCGTCTTTTGAAAATAACTCCAAAATAACTTCAATCCCCAAATCGATTTGATAGCTTGAAATATTTTTGGTATTCAAAAAACCTTTGATATAAGCCGTCGCGGGATAAGGAGTGTTAAGTTGGGTAAAAGGCGGAGTGATAAGAAGCAGATCTTTCAACAGTAAATTTTTTGTAAAGTTATTTTAAATTTATTGTAATTAAAAAGAAACGTAAAAAATAAATGTTGCAGAAATATAAAGAATTACAGGGTAATAATTATTTTTGTTACCCTGTAATTTTTTTAATGTTGTAAAAACCAATTAACTATCTTGACTTTTATAATTGTCAAAAGTTTGTTGTAGCTTTTCTATAATATACCTTCGCTAGTCCATGTTCCGGGATAACCTGCTGTTGTACAAATCCAAGACTTTGAATCTCCTATTGATGGAGCAATATTTATTATTCTATCTCCTTTTTGATAACCTCCATAAACAGTAGATGATTTTCTTAATGTAATATTCATTAAAGGAGAATCATTACCAATCATGCAATTATATAAGTTTGATTCGTTTGCAAAGCCCGATGTAACACTACCTGTAAATGCCAGTGAAATATTACTTTGATTTCCTGTAAAAGTATTTCCAGTAATGCTAATGTTTTGACATTTATTAAACTGAACAACAAATTCTTCGCTTTTAAGAATATTATTTGAAAAGACTAAACTTCCAATAATGCCTTCTATAAAAGAAGCTTGGGTAAATTTTGAATTGAAGTTATTACCATTTATAATTACTCTTTCATATGAGCTGCCTTCTACTATCTGAGATATTGCTAGACATGAATTATTCGAAACAACTGAATTACCTTCAATTATAACACTGTTTACAATTATATTTTCTTGGGTATCATAATGCAAACTCGCGTTTAGACCTATTGCTACGGTATCGGAAACATTATGCTGAATGTTATTATTAATTATTGAAATATCTAAGACATTTATAACTCTTATGGATTCCCTTCTAGCGCCATCTTTAGCATTGTTTATAATATGATTACTAATTATTGAAACATTTTTTTGAGATGTTGCTACATTTATTCCAACACCTCTATTACAAATAATCTGATTATTTGTAACCAAGATTGGAAAATGTTCTTTATTAATATTTTCTGTATCTCTATAATCACCAGCTGCAATACCAATATGCCCAACTACTTGGGTGTCAAAATCTCCTGTTTTAACGCAACAATTTTCTATTATGTTGTCTTCAATAATTGTTCCAGCAAATGATTGGATGTATATTCCGCACCCGCTTAGATAATCTAGCCCATAGCCTTGTATATTTTTAATGGTGTTACCTATTATTCTTGTTTTTGTATTTATTGGGTGGGTAACATAACATATGATACCGTTAGTGTAGTGCTCATCAATAAAATTATTTAATATTTGGTTTCCTATGGGATTACTATCTGTATAAGGATCAATAATCATAATGCCATTATCAGATACTTTTCCTAAACAATTATTGTTATTAATAATATTATATTGAGATGTTTCATACACAGCGATATCAGAGCTCATTTGACGATTAGAATAGCAATCTTTGATTGTATTATGACCTATTGTATTAAAATTACTGTCATGAAGGACGATACCCCAGAATGAAAAATCTAGTATATTATTTTCTTTTATAGTACAGTTATTAGAATTATAGACGTAAACTATTGCTTTATATGAAATCGGGGCTAATTTCTCTTTAATACTAAAATTTATTCCTGAAATTTCAATAAAAGAAGCTCCGTTAACGTAGATTGTATTTCTATCAGATGACGCAACTTCTATCAAGGAATCATTATAATTTCCATAGAGTTTTTGACCAGAACTATTAATTTCAACTTGGTCAGAAATAAAAACATAGTAAGGAATATAAACGTTCTTTCCTGTGTCTAAGGCTTTTTGTATAATCAGTCGATTATCAAAAGTGGGATCAGATTTACTACCAACATATCGGATATCAATATAATCAAATTGATGTTCCAGTTTTATTATTCCTCCAATATCTACAACTTGAAAACCGTCAGGACTTGCACTTGTGGTTGATAAGAAATAAGCGATTGGATCTGGAGTATCACCTTCTACATAGTAACCACATAGTAAGACACCTGATACTACATGTGTTTGAAGATCATTAATCTCGGCAGCTGATAAAGTTAACATATCTGCCATAATATTCTTAATAATAAATTGAGCCATAGAAATATAGTTTTATCAAATTTAAATATATTTATAAATATTTCACAGTATTGTTGAGAAATTATTTATTAATTGTAAATTAAACTATAGTACTAATTATGATAAAATAAGATGTAGCTCTAAAAATATCTATATATCTTTTAAACTAAAAATTCGTTTATGTATGGGCAATTTTTTTATTTCCCGCAAGAACATTAAGAATGACTCCAAAAAGAATTAATGAAATTCCGATGAATAAATTAAAGGTAAATTTTTCATGAAAAATCATAACGCTCACAATCACAGCAACTACGGGTTCCAATGCTCCTAAAATTGCAGCAGGAGTCGAACCAATACTTTTAATCGCATACACCAAACATAAAGTTGAAATAACAGTAGTAAGAAATGCGAAAACTGTCAGGTTAAAAAAAACAGTTGTTGATGGAATTTCGAAAGATTCTTTTCCTACCAAAGCTTTAATCATAAAAAATCCTGAAGTAAAAAGCATGGAATAAAAGGAAAGCTTAAACCCTGAAACTTTAATATTCGATTTATTGACAATGATAATGTAAAGTGCATAAAATAAAGAGCTTAACATTACAATTCCAAGTCCTGCATAATTGATTTCCAAGCCTTTTCCTTTCAAACATAAAATAATTACGCCTGTAAAAGCAAAAAATAAGGATAAAATGGAAAGTTTTGTGAGCTTCTCTTTATAAAAGAAAAACATGATCAATGCTACTATGACTGGATAGATGAAAAGTACGGTTGAAGCAATTCCGGCTGTGAGATAATCGTATCCTAAAAATAAAAGCTCGGAAGAAAATGCATAGCATGTTCCCAATGCGGCTAAAATTAATCCTTCTTTTTTATTGATAGAAAGATTTTCTTTAGAATAGAGTAAATATCCGCCAATCATTAAAGCTGAAAATAAAAATCTATAAAATAAGGTAATATCTAACGAAAAATGTGCTTGCTTCACAGGCAAGATAAAAATCGGAATCAAACCATATGAAACCGCTGAAATAATTCCTAAAGCATAACCCTTAATCTTCATTACTCTTATTTTATAAAAAACCACTGAAAATGATCAGTGGTTTTTGTATTTATATGATGATATCGAAATTACATTTGTTTGTACTCGATGTTCATTTGCTTTTCCATTTCTGCGTAAGCTCCTGAATTTAATTTTTCTTTGATGCCGTCAAAAGCAGCTAAAGTTTCATTAATTTCTGAATCTGTGTGTGAAGCTGTAGGAATTAATCTTAATAAAATCATTCCTTTTGGAATCACCGGATATACAACAACTGATGTGAAAACTCCGTAATTTTCTCTTAAATCTTTCGCTAAAAGAGTTGCTTCAATTGTAGTTCCTTCAATAAAGACAGGAGTTACACAAGTGTTTGTATTTCCAAGGTTGAAACCTCTTTCTTTTAGTCCGCTTTGAAGTTTATTTACGTTTTCCCACAATTTATCTTTAATTTCTGGGCGAGTTCTCAATAATTCCAATCTTTTCAAACCTCCGATTACCATTGGCATTGTTAAAGATTTAGCAAAAATCTGAGAACGAAGATTGTATTTTAAGAATCTGATGATCGTTTCATCTCCCGAAAGAAATGCTCCAAAACCAGCCATAGATTTAGCAAAAGTTGAGAAATATACATCGATCTGATCCTGACAGCCCTGCTCTTCACCTGCTCCAGCTCCGGTTTTACCCAAAGTTCCGAAACCGTGTGCATCATCTACCAACAATCTGAAATTAAATTTTGATTTTAAATCACAAATCTCTTTCAGTTTACCCTGCATTCCTCTCATTCCGAAAACACCTTCAGTGATGACCAAAATTCCGCCTCCGTTTTCTTCAGCTACTTTGGTTGCTCTTGCCAAGTTTTTTTCTAAACTTGCAATATCGTTATGTTTGAACGTAAAACTTTTTCCCATGTGAAGACGAACTCCATCTACAATACAAGCGTGAGAATCAGCATCATAAACAATTACATCATGTCTTGTAACCAATGCATCAATTGCAGAAACCATTCCCTGGTAACCGAAATTTAAAAGATAAGCAGACTCTTTTTGAGTGAATTCTGCCAATTCTTTTTCCAATTGCTGATGTTGTTGAGTTTCACCAGACATTGCTCTTGCACCCATCGGATAAAACATTCCGTATTCTGCAGCAGCTTTTGCATCAGCTTCTAAAACTTCCGGATGGTTGCAAAGACCTAAATAGTCATTGGCACTCCAGAAAATTACATCTTTACCCTGAAATTTCATTCTTGGACCAATCGGGCCTTCCAATTTTGGGAAAACAAAATATCCTTCTGCATAATCTGCAAACTGTCCCAATGGACCTGGATTTTGTTTAATACGATCAAAAATATCTAACATTTTATTAATATTTAAGTAAAAAAGCCTTCTGAAATCTACAAAAAAGGCTTGATTTGTATAAAATTATTTATTCTTATTTAATGAATTCTGTCTTGAAAACTTCATCATAGTTGTGTACACAATTATTAACGAAACCTTGCTCAGCCATCCATTTATCACTGTAAACTTTGGTGATATATCTTGAACCATGGTCAGGGTAAATCAAAACAACGACATCGTCTTTAGAAAATTCGTGAGACTGTGCATATTGTATTAATCCCTGAGTTACTGCTCCTGTTGTATAACCTCCCATAATTGCTTCTTTTAAAGCGATTTCACGGGTTCTGTAGGCAGACATTTCATCATTCACTCTTACAAATTCGTCTACTTTGTCAAAAAGCAGGGCAGATGGGATCAAATTTTTCCCCATTCCTTCGATCTGGTAAGGATGAACGTCTTCTTTGTGAATCTCTCCTGTTTCGTGGTAGCTTTTTAAAATAGAGCCATCAGCATCAACACCAATAATCTTGATGTTTGGATTTTTTTCCTTTAAAAACTTCGCCGAACCGGATAATGTTCCACCTGTTCCAGTGCATGCAAAAAGGTGAGTGATCTTACCTTCTGTTTGCTCCCATATTTCAGGTCCAGTACTTTGATAATGTGCATCAATATTCAACTCATTAAAATACTGATTGATATAAACTGAATTTGGTGTTTCTGAAGCAATTCTTTTTGCAACTTCATAATATGATTTTGGATCATCCGCAGGTACATTCGCAGGACATATATATACAATAGCTCCAAGTGCTTTAAGATAAGCAATTTTTTCAGGCTTGGTTTTGTCACTTACCGCAAGGATACATTTGTATCCTTTGATGATGCAAACCATTGCAATAGAAAATCCGGTATTTCCTGATGTGGTTTCAACCACTACAGAATCCTCCTTTAATAAACCTTTTTTCTCAGCGTTATCAATAATATGAAGTGCGATTCTATCTTTAGTGGAATGTCCAGGATTATATGATTCTAACTTGGCATAAACGGTTGCAGGAATATCTTTCGTCACAGCATTCAGCTTCACCATAGGCGTGTTCCCTATTAGGCCAAGGATATTATCGTAAACATTACTCATTATTTGTTATTTTTCAATAAAAATCTGACCGCAAAAATACAAAAAAATAAATAATTTCTAAACTTTTGTTTGATTTGTAAGCATTGTTTACTAAATATTCTTTCTTTCTTTTGCAATCTAGCTCTACTATGTTCGCAAATACTGCGCCATTTTTTTTAAATTTTGTTAAAATCGATACAGAATCATATAAAAGCCTTATTTTCGCGTAATTGATTTAATACTATGAAAAATTGGACTTTTAGGCAATGGAACACCATTTTAGGATGGGTGATTTTCGTCATTGCATTTTTCACGTACTTGTCAACTATTGAACCTAATTTTAGTTTTTGGGATTGTGGTGAGTACATTTCTTCTGCAGTAAAATTAGAAGTAACGCATGCTCCCGGAGCGGCTTTATTTCAGATAGTGGGTGCTGTGGCAGCCATTTTTGCATTTGGAAAAGGTGAAAATTATTCTATTGTAATCAATGCAATGTCTGCATTGTTTAGTGCGTTAACGATTCTATTCTTGTTCTGGACGATCACACATTTTGTGAGAAGACTCTTGAATAAAGATTTTGAAGAAATTACGAAACATCAGGAAATTTCTATCCTGTTTGCCGGAATGGTAGGAGCTTTATGCTTCACGTTTTCAGATACATTCTGGTTTTCGGCGGTGGAAGGGGAAGTTTATTCGATGGCTTCAATGTTTACAGCACTTTTGGTCTGGTTGATCACGAAATGGGAAAATGAGTACAAAGCAGTTGATAATGAAAGATGGATCATCCTTATTTTCTTTATTTTAGGAATGTCTGTTGGGGTGCACATGATGTGTATGTTGGCGATTCCTGCAGTTTGTTTGGTATATTACGCTAGAAATTATAAGTTCACTTGGAAAAATTTCCTTTGGGCTAATGCGATAACATTAGGAATTTTAATTATTGTTTTCAAAATTATCTTCCCGTTAATCATGTCAATGTTTGGTAAGTTGGAAATTTTCTTTGTTAATGGTTTAGGACTTCCTTTCCATTCGGGAACTATTGTTGCGTTTATATTGATGGTGGCGATCTGCTATTTCATTATTAAATATGCCAGAAGAGCAAAAAAGAATATTTATCAGACGGCTGCACTTTCTGTAGTTTATATGATGATTGGTTTTTCTTGTTGGATGGTAATTCCTATCAGAGCGAATGCAAACCCTCCAATGAACCTTAACGATCCTGATACGGCGATCGGTATGTTGGATTATTATAACAGAGTTCAGTACGGAGATTGGCCAACAATTTACGGTCAAAACTATACGGCGTTCCTTGATGCGAACGGAATTGAAAAAAATGAAGACGGAAGTTTCAAGACGACTAAAACCGGAGATATTTACGAAAAAGACGAAAAAACAGGAACATACAGAAAAACTGGTGACAGATTCAATTATGTTTTCAGTAAGTCTCAGGTAAGTTTAATGCCAAGGATGTTTAATGAAGATAAAGATGTAATGGCAAATTACATTTCTATGTATGGAGCTCCGGATTTTACTTTTAATTATGCAAACGAAGATGTTGCAGATAGCCCTCAGGCTAAGCAGATCTTTGACGAATTGAGAGGTAAATATGAAGATAAAAGCATCACAGCAGCAGATTATTTAAAGGTAAAACCTTATAATTTGATCAATGTTCAAAAGCCTTCGTTGGCTCAGAATATGGATTATTTCTTCACTTTCCAGAACGGATATTACTTTGTAAGATACCTGATGTGGAACTTTGTAGGTAGACAGAACGACCTTGAAGGAAGCTATGAAGATACCAAAGGAAACTGGATTTCTGGAATTTCTGCGATAGATAACGCGAGATTAGGAAATCAGGATGCAATGCCTGCAAAATTCAAAAATGAAAGTACAGTTGCGTTCTTCTTTTTACCATTAATTTTAGGTTTAATAGGATTCTTTTTCCAATTAAACAGAGACTTCGGAAGATTTTACGCAATATTATCTTTATTTATATTAACAAGTGTCGGAATTGTTTTCTACACAGGAGTTAAACCTTTCGAACCAAGAGAAAGAGATTACGCAATGGTAGGTTCATTCTACGCATTTGCAATCTGGATCGGGATGGGGGCCGGAGCAATTTTATGGTTCCTTCAGGCTAAAGTAAAATCTAATGTTGCAAATATTGTTGCAGGAGTAGTTTTATTGGGAGTTCCTTTTATGATGGGCTTCCAGAATTATAATGTACACGACAGAAGTAACAGATATACGGCTTACGATTATTCTTATTCAGTATTAAAATCATTACCAAAAGAGGATATTTTATTCGTTTACGGAGATAATGATACGTATCCGGTTTGGGCAATTCAGGAGACTGAAAATTTCAGAGATGATGTAAAAGTGGTCAACTTTACCTTAGCTTCAACTCCTTGGAATATCGATCAAATCAAGAGAAAAACATACAACGCGAATGCTATTCCAAGTCAATTGACACACGATGACTACAGAGATGGCGTGAACGACCAAATCTATCTGATGAAAAAAGATGATTGGGAGGGAATTTTCTCAATGCTAAAAGAGCAGGGCGCACCAGCAACTGAATTTGCAGAATTTAGAAAATATCTTACTCAGGATTCAATGACGATGAAGGAGGCAATGAGCTTTATCAAACAAAAATCTGCAACAAAAGACGAACTTTTAAAAATGTATTTCGGAGAAGAAAAATTTGAAAAATATAACATTCTTCCGGTTAACAAATTCATTTTACCTGTAAATAAAGACAACGCTTTAAGAGCCGGAATCATCAATCAGGCTGATCTTCCGAATACGGCAAATCAGATCATGATTAGTTATAAAGGAAATACACTTTTCAAAAACAACTTAATTATGCTTGATATTTTAGCTAATTTTGATTGGAAAAGACCGATTAACTTCTCTTCAGGAGGTATTTACGACAGCGAAAATATTTTCTATCTTGATGAATATCTTCAGTTTGACGGTTTCAGCTACAGATTAGTTCCTATTCATACGCCACAGACTCCGGATGGAGAAATGGGAAGAGTAGATGCTAATTCTTTATATAATGTAGTGAAAAACTTCAGATGGGGTAATTTCAAGAACTTAAATGTTCATTTTGATGAAACGGCAACGTCTAACATTATGAGCTACAGAAGTTCAGCAAGTAGAGCTGCGTCTGCATTAGCTTTAGGCGGACAAAAAGCAAAAGCGATCGAATTATTAGATTTAGCTGCAAAAGAAATTCCTGCTGAAAAATACAATGATCCTCGTTCTTTAAGTTCAATGGTTTACGGATATATCGTTGCCGGACAAGAGCAAAAAGCATTAAAATTAGCAGAAACTCTTAAGAAAGGAATCTTTGAAGAATACGATTATTATTTAAGCCTGACTCCTTACGAGCAGCAGTTTGTAAGAAGACAAATGAGAACAAAACCAATGGAATATTCATTAGTTGTTTCAGGGGTTACGGACGCTTATGTGAAAATCGGACAGAAAGATAAAGCTTATAATTACTTGGTTAAATCTATTGAACCGATTGATAAAAAGTTCAATGGTTTTGTGAAAGATCTTCAGCAAATGGGTAAAGAAAAAGCGATGAAAGAATCTGAAAATGTTCAAAAAATAACGCCTTTCTATCAATATTTATTTGATGTTATGCAGCCTTTTGATTCTACGTATTCAAAAGAAAAAGAAGAGCAGATCACAACGTCAATTATCAAAGCAACACAATAATCAAAACGAATTTTTGAAAAAATGATGAATATTTTAAAAAAAACAAATTTTCCCTTTACTGTTTTTTTAATAGCAATCGTTACATGGATATTTTTAGCTGTAGCGGTATTTTTAATAAATAAATATGTGGTATTTACCGGAAACAATCTTTTATTTCCGTTTTCGGTAATCTATCCATCCTCATTTCTAATAATAGGCAGTTTATTCTGCCTATTATTTTTGGGTACAGGTCTCTTGGCTTACCAATATCATCCAAAGCTCAATTTCTTTGTGATATACATGATCTGTGCGTTATTAATCGTATTTGGAAATATGGGGCAGGGAAATGTAGACATTGCATTTTTACAGCCTTTCTACCTTAAAGGAAGACAGTATTACGCCGATGCCATCAACATTACAGATTGGAAATTATGGATGTTGAATTTCAACCATAATTTAGAGTCTTTCCAGATGCATACACGCACGCATCCGCCTTACACAACCTTAATTCACTATGCTTTTCTTGAACTTTTTAATGGGAGTATATTAGGATTAAGCCTTTCATTTCTGGTAATCTCACTTTGTAGTTTTCCGTTAATGAATTTATTAATGAAAAACTTTAGATTTGATAAAACAAAAAGGAAATTTTTATTGATATTATTTGCTGTAATTCCATCAGTAAATATCTATCTTTTGGTTTCTATTGATGCTTTAGTTCTTACATCAACCTTATTATTTTTATGCGGAATTTCTACGATTTTCATTAAAAATAAACTGAGCTTTTTAGGAATTTTAATGAGTGTTTCGGGATTAATTCTTACCAATATGCTGACGTTCTCAGGGCTGTTTTTATTTGCGTTTCTAGGACTTTTAGTGTTAGTGACACTGTATAAAAAGCAGTATTCTGTTTTCTTTAGTTCAATCATTTGTTTCGTTTTAACGGTTGCTTTCTTCTACGGAAGTTATGAAGTTACAGGAAGCAATCATTGGGAAACGTTTAGAGAAGCGAGCCATTCTGAAAATCCAAATGGTTTTATGTTACTGCATTCGCCTGTTGTCTATTTCTTCACAAGATTGGAGGATATTGGAGAGATTCTGATTTTCCTTTCTTTTGCTTATATGGCGTTATTTTTTAGTTTCAAAAATGAAAATTTAGGATTATTTTCAGATAAACAGGTTAATATTTTTTCATTTACAGGACTTACAGCTTTAGGAGTAATGTTTCTTACAGGCGCTTATGGAACAGGAGAAACAGCGAGAGCTTGCTTGTATATCGTACCGTTTTTTCTGTTATTTTTGAAAGAATTAAACAATAACAGAACCCTTAAAGTATTATACATTCTTTGTTTATTGCAGACGTTCGGAATGCAGCTTATAGGCAATTATTACTGGTAAAAACTAAAAGTTATGAAATACTGTGCTTTTCTTCGGGGTGTGAATGTAAAAGGAACCAATATGAAAATGGCGGACGTTTGTCAGGTTTTCAAAGATGCCGGAATGGAAGATATTAGTTCAATTTTAGCTTCAGGAAATATTGTTTTTTCGTCTGATAAAAAAACGGATGATTTAAAGAAAATCCTTGAAAAAGCAATGTCTGAGCATTTTTCCTATGAAGCATTTTTATTTATTAAATCTCAGGAAGAAACAGAATCTTTTTGGAACAACAATCCATTTGAAAAGAATGAAAACTTACATATTTACACTTTTGTAGGAAGTCCGAAAGTTGAAAATATTTTAATGAAAGAGTTTGAAAATTCTGCTAAAACTGAAGACGAAAAAGGAGAAATCGTAAATAATATTTTTTATTGGCAGGTTCCAAAAGGAAATACATTAGATTCTACTTTTGGGAAAATTTTAGGCAAAAAAAGCCTGAAAGATCAGTTTACAAGCAGGAATATCAATACTTTTGAAAAGATTCTTAAAAAGATGAGCTAAATGTTTTATTAAAGTTTTACTCTTAATTATATTTGTTAGCTAATTATAGTTTGTTATGAAATACTCAAAGGAATACACGGTTAAGGATGAGCATATTGATGTACAGGGAATTATGGATGGATTGTATTATCCGTTTTATATGGAATACTGTAGGCATTCTTTTATTGACGAAGTTTTAGGTTTTAATCTGGAAACTGAAGCAAAAAATGGCGTCAATATGGTTTTATCTGAATATACGATCAACTTTCTCAGGTCATTAAAGAAAGATGATGTGATAACTGTAACATGTGAATTACACCGCGACAAAAATAATATTCCTAAACTGCACTTTAAGCAATCTATTATTTTGAATAATAAAGTGGTAACAAAAGCAGTTTTTTCAGGTACATGTGTTCCCGCAACAGGAGGACGACCATTTATTCCGGAAACATTAAAAACGATCATTGAAAATGCTCCTGTTTTAGAGTAAATAAATCTCAATGAGTAAATTTTTCTTGTTTTTAAATTTTAATTATAACTAGCTAAGGAGAGATTATGGTAAAACCATCAAATAATTTCCGATTCTAAAACTTTATAAGTATTTTTACTGAACTTTTAATTTAAAATAAAATGATTCAG harbors:
- a CDS encoding DUF1697 domain-containing protein, with the protein product MKYCAFLRGVNVKGTNMKMADVCQVFKDAGMEDISSILASGNIVFSSDKKTDDLKKILEKAMSEHFSYEAFLFIKSQEETESFWNNNPFEKNENLHIYTFVGSPKVENILMKEFENSAKTEDEKGEIVNNIFYWQVPKGNTLDSTFGKILGKKSLKDQFTSRNINTFEKILKKMS
- a CDS encoding DMT family transporter; translated protein: MKIKGYALGIISAVSYGLIPIFILPVKQAHFSLDITLFYRFLFSALMIGGYLLYSKENLSINKKEGLILAALGTCYAFSSELLFLGYDYLTAGIASTVLFIYPVIVALIMFFFYKEKLTKLSILSLFFAFTGVIILCLKGKGLEINYAGLGIVMLSSLFYALYIIIVNKSNIKVSGFKLSFYSMLFTSGFFMIKALVGKESFEIPSTTVFFNLTVFAFLTTVISTLCLVYAIKSIGSTPAAILGALEPVVAVIVSVMIFHEKFTFNLFIGISLILFGVILNVLAGNKKIAHT
- a CDS encoding aminotransferase class I/II-fold pyridoxal phosphate-dependent enzyme, whose protein sequence is MLDIFDRIKQNPGPLGQFADYAEGYFVFPKLEGPIGPRMKFQGKDVIFWSANDYLGLCNHPEVLEADAKAAAEYGMFYPMGARAMSGETQQHQQLEKELAEFTQKESAYLLNFGYQGMVSAIDALVTRHDVIVYDADSHACIVDGVRLHMGKSFTFKHNDIASLEKNLARATKVAEENGGGILVITEGVFGMRGMQGKLKEICDLKSKFNFRLLVDDAHGFGTLGKTGAGAGEEQGCQDQIDVYFSTFAKSMAGFGAFLSGDETIIRFLKYNLRSQIFAKSLTMPMVIGGLKRLELLRTRPEIKDKLWENVNKLQSGLKERGFNLGNTNTCVTPVFIEGTTIEATLLAKDLRENYGVFTSVVVYPVIPKGMILLRLIPTASHTDSEINETLAAFDGIKEKLNSGAYAEMEKQMNIEYKQM
- a CDS encoding acyl-CoA thioesterase — encoded protein: MKYSKEYTVKDEHIDVQGIMDGLYYPFYMEYCRHSFIDEVLGFNLETEAKNGVNMVLSEYTINFLRSLKKDDVITVTCELHRDKNNIPKLHFKQSIILNNKVVTKAVFSGTCVPATGGRPFIPETLKTIIENAPVLE
- a CDS encoding PLP-dependent cysteine synthase family protein, coding for MSNVYDNILGLIGNTPMVKLNAVTKDIPATVYAKLESYNPGHSTKDRIALHIIDNAEKKGLLKEDSVVVETTSGNTGFSIAMVCIIKGYKCILAVSDKTKPEKIAYLKALGAIVYICPANVPADDPKSYYEVAKRIASETPNSVYINQYFNELNIDAHYQSTGPEIWEQTEGKITHLFACTGTGGTLSGSAKFLKEKNPNIKIIGVDADGSILKSYHETGEIHKEDVHPYQIEGMGKNLIPSALLFDKVDEFVRVNDEMSAYRTREIALKEAIMGGYTTGAVTQGLIQYAQSHEFSKDDVVVLIYPDHGSRYITKVYSDKWMAEQGFVNNCVHNYDEVFKTEFIK
- a CDS encoding DUF2723 domain-containing protein, which translates into the protein MKNWTFRQWNTILGWVIFVIAFFTYLSTIEPNFSFWDCGEYISSAVKLEVTHAPGAALFQIVGAVAAIFAFGKGENYSIVINAMSALFSALTILFLFWTITHFVRRLLNKDFEEITKHQEISILFAGMVGALCFTFSDTFWFSAVEGEVYSMASMFTALLVWLITKWENEYKAVDNERWIILIFFILGMSVGVHMMCMLAIPAVCLVYYARNYKFTWKNFLWANAITLGILIIVFKIIFPLIMSMFGKLEIFFVNGLGLPFHSGTIVAFILMVAICYFIIKYARRAKKNIYQTAALSVVYMMIGFSCWMVIPIRANANPPMNLNDPDTAIGMLDYYNRVQYGDWPTIYGQNYTAFLDANGIEKNEDGSFKTTKTGDIYEKDEKTGTYRKTGDRFNYVFSKSQVSLMPRMFNEDKDVMANYISMYGAPDFTFNYANEDVADSPQAKQIFDELRGKYEDKSITAADYLKVKPYNLINVQKPSLAQNMDYFFTFQNGYYFVRYLMWNFVGRQNDLEGSYEDTKGNWISGISAIDNARLGNQDAMPAKFKNESTVAFFFLPLILGLIGFFFQLNRDFGRFYAILSLFILTSVGIVFYTGVKPFEPRERDYAMVGSFYAFAIWIGMGAGAILWFLQAKVKSNVANIVAGVVLLGVPFMMGFQNYNVHDRSNRYTAYDYSYSVLKSLPKEDILFVYGDNDTYPVWAIQETENFRDDVKVVNFTLASTPWNIDQIKRKTYNANAIPSQLTHDDYRDGVNDQIYLMKKDDWEGIFSMLKEQGAPATEFAEFRKYLTQDSMTMKEAMSFIKQKSATKDELLKMYFGEEKFEKYNILPVNKFILPVNKDNALRAGIINQADLPNTANQIMISYKGNTLFKNNLIMLDILANFDWKRPINFSSGGIYDSENIFYLDEYLQFDGFSYRLVPIHTPQTPDGEMGRVDANSLYNVVKNFRWGNFKNLNVHFDETATSNIMSYRSSASRAASALALGGQKAKAIELLDLAAKEIPAEKYNDPRSLSSMVYGYIVAGQEQKALKLAETLKKGIFEEYDYYLSLTPYEQQFVRRQMRTKPMEYSLVVSGVTDAYVKIGQKDKAYNYLVKSIEPIDKKFNGFVKDLQQMGKEKAMKESENVQKITPFYQYLFDVMQPFDSTYSKEKEEQITTSIIKATQ
- a CDS encoding right-handed parallel beta-helix repeat-containing protein; translated protein: MAQFIIKNIMADMLTLSAAEINDLQTHVVSGVLLCGYYVEGDTPDPIAYFLSTTSASPDGFQVVDIGGIIKLEHQFDYIDIRYVGSKSDPTFDNRLIIQKALDTGKNVYIPYYVFISDQVEINSSGQKLYGNYNDSLIEVASSDRNTIYVNGASFIEISGINFSIKEKLAPISYKAIVYVYNSNNCTIKENNILDFSFWGIVLHDSNFNTIGHNTIKDCYSNRQMSSDIAVYETSQYNIINNNNCLGKVSDNGIMIIDPYTDSNPIGNQILNNFIDEHYTNGIICYVTHPINTKTRIIGNTIKNIQGYGLDYLSGCGIYIQSFAGTIIEDNIIENCCVKTGDFDTQVVGHIGIAAGDYRDTENINKEHFPILVTNNQIICNRGVGINVATSQKNVSIISNHIINNAKDGARRESIRVINVLDISIINNNIQHNVSDTVAIGLNASLHYDTQENIIVNSVIIEGNSVVSNNSCLAISQIVEGSSYERVIINGNNFNSKFTQASFIEGIIGSLVFSNNILKSEEFVVQFNKCQNISITGNTFTGNQSNISLAFTGSVTSGFANESNLYNCMIGNDSPLMNITLRKSSTVYGGYQKGDRIINIAPSIGDSKSWICTTAGYPGTWTSEGIL